GTCGCGTTCCGGCTGCCCGTCGATCACCGCAATCGCTAGTCGATCGTCAGCTCCCCGTCATCGGATCGATCCTCCCCTTCCTCCCACTCGAGTTCGAACTCGAGTCCGAGTTCGCCCGGGCCCTCGGGCGCCGAACTCGAGGTCTCGCGTTCGGCCTTGATCTCGAAGGTGGGTCGTGACGGCGGCGTCATCGTCACCGACTCCCCGCCGGCCTCGAGGCTGACCGGGTCGCCGCGCTCGAGGCTGTCGGCAACCGTTCGGAGGTAGTCGGCGATCTCGGCCCGATCCATCCGCCGTTCGAACTCGAAGAGGACGTCTTCCGGCATAGGCCTCCTACGGTTCGAACGGTATAGAGTATTCCGCACGGACAGGTCGCGCGTGCGCGAATCAGCCACCGATCGATGCCGATGAATCGACCGTTCTCCGATAGCGGGATTCGTCGCGGCGGGTCACGATGACTGATGGCCGAACACGTTCGCTCTCGGACGGGAAATCGGTCGATAAGCTGTCCGCACAAGAACACGATTTCGACGGACAACGACAGAAAAAAGACCCTCGACTCCAACCGAATGTTGAGGGACTGAGAGGTGATGGCACGATGCAACGAAGACGAGACGGTCGGATTCACCGGACGGACGACCGGTGAGCGGCGACTATCGGGCCGTTTCCAAATAGATAAGTGCTCCCGGCCATCATCCTCCGACATATAAGCGGTCTTCAAACGAGGTGAACACAATTTACAGCGCACTAACGACCCCGATGCCGTTGCAGCAGACACGCGTCGACGTGTTCGAGGACATCTTCCTGGTGTTTCTCGGACTCGGGACGCTCGTCGGTGTCGTCGTAATCTCGTATGTCTTGTACAACGCGTACAAGTATCGAGACGACGGCGAGGCGAAAGACGACGAGTCGCTGCCGACGCTCGGGGAACTACCGACAGGCGGAAAGGGTGGAAAGAAGCTG
This portion of the Haloterrigena gelatinilytica genome encodes:
- a CDS encoding amphi-Trp domain-containing protein; amino-acid sequence: MPEDVLFEFERRMDRAEIADYLRTVADSLERGDPVSLEAGGESVTMTPPSRPTFEIKAERETSSSAPEGPGELGLEFELEWEEGEDRSDDGELTID